One window from the genome of Synechococcus sp. PROS-7-1 encodes:
- the acs gene encoding acetate--CoA ligase, with product MSEGSTIESVLKEQRVFAPPIELTQSARIGGMDAYQAMADAARKDPETFWGDAARQELDWFTPFDQVLDWSNPPFARWFQGGTTNLSHNCLDRHLHGETADKTALIWEGEPGDVRRFTYRELHAEVCKAANALKSMGVGKGDLVALYMPMVPEAAIAMLACARIGAPHSVVFGGFSAEALRDRLIDGEAKAVITADGGFRKDKPVSLKPAVDAALADGACPSVTSVLVVQRTKQPVDMVPGRDQWWHALVEGQSHECPAEPMASEDRLFVLYTSGSTGKPKGVVHTTAGYNLWAHLTFQWIFDLRDNDVYWCTADVGWITGHSYIVYGPLSNGATTVMYEGAPRPSKPGAFWELIQKHGVTIFYTAPTAIRAFMKNGRTVPDQFDMSSLRLLGTVGEPINPEAWMWYRDVIGGGRCPIIDTWWQTETGGVMISPLPGATPTKPGSATLPLPGIEADVVDAEGNSVAANEGGYLVVRRPWPGMMRTVHGNPERFRQSYWEHIRPEDGSHIYFAGDGARKDADGYFWVMGRVDDVINVSGHRLGTMEIESALVSHPAVAEAAVVGRPDDLKGEGIVAFVTLEADREASDALIAELRAHVGIEIGPIARPDEIRCSDALPKTRSGKIMRRILRALAAGEDVTGDTSTLEDRSVLDRLRA from the coding sequence ATGAGCGAAGGTTCCACGATCGAAAGCGTGCTCAAGGAACAGCGCGTTTTTGCTCCGCCCATTGAGCTCACTCAGTCAGCCCGAATTGGTGGCATGGATGCCTACCAAGCCATGGCCGATGCGGCCAGAAAGGATCCGGAAACGTTCTGGGGCGATGCGGCTCGTCAGGAACTCGATTGGTTCACTCCGTTTGATCAGGTCCTCGACTGGTCCAACCCTCCCTTCGCGCGCTGGTTCCAGGGAGGCACCACCAATCTCTCCCACAACTGCCTTGACCGCCATCTTCACGGTGAGACGGCTGACAAGACTGCCCTGATCTGGGAGGGGGAACCCGGCGATGTCCGCCGCTTCACCTACAGGGAACTGCACGCTGAGGTGTGCAAGGCGGCCAACGCGCTCAAGTCCATGGGCGTTGGCAAAGGGGATCTGGTGGCCCTTTACATGCCGATGGTTCCGGAAGCGGCCATTGCCATGCTGGCCTGCGCTCGCATCGGAGCTCCCCACTCAGTGGTGTTCGGAGGGTTCTCCGCAGAAGCGCTCCGGGACCGGTTGATCGATGGTGAGGCCAAGGCCGTGATCACCGCCGACGGTGGCTTCCGCAAGGACAAGCCCGTTTCTCTGAAACCTGCTGTCGATGCCGCTCTGGCCGACGGTGCCTGTCCGTCGGTGACCTCCGTGCTGGTGGTGCAGCGCACCAAACAGCCGGTGGACATGGTGCCGGGCCGTGATCAGTGGTGGCATGCGCTGGTGGAGGGTCAGTCCCATGAATGCCCCGCCGAGCCGATGGCAAGCGAAGACCGACTGTTTGTGCTCTACACCTCCGGATCCACCGGCAAACCCAAGGGTGTGGTGCACACCACAGCGGGTTACAACCTCTGGGCTCATCTCACGTTTCAGTGGATCTTCGATCTCCGCGATAACGACGTGTATTGGTGCACAGCGGATGTGGGCTGGATCACCGGACACAGCTACATCGTGTACGGCCCGCTGTCCAATGGGGCCACCACGGTGATGTACGAGGGAGCTCCACGACCTTCCAAACCGGGAGCTTTCTGGGAGTTGATCCAGAAGCACGGGGTCACGATCTTCTACACCGCTCCCACGGCGATCCGGGCCTTCATGAAAAACGGCCGGACCGTGCCTGATCAGTTCGACATGAGCAGCCTGCGACTGCTCGGAACCGTTGGCGAACCCATCAACCCCGAAGCCTGGATGTGGTATCGGGATGTGATCGGCGGTGGCCGCTGCCCGATCATTGACACCTGGTGGCAGACCGAAACGGGTGGCGTGATGATCAGCCCTCTGCCCGGGGCCACCCCCACCAAGCCCGGGTCAGCGACCCTTCCACTTCCCGGGATCGAAGCCGATGTGGTGGACGCCGAGGGCAACAGTGTGGCCGCCAACGAAGGGGGCTACCTCGTTGTGCGCCGTCCTTGGCCAGGGATGATGCGTACCGTTCATGGCAATCCTGAGCGGTTCCGCCAGAGTTACTGGGAACACATCCGTCCTGAGGATGGCAGCCACATCTACTTCGCAGGCGATGGCGCCCGAAAGGATGCTGATGGTTACTTCTGGGTGATGGGACGCGTGGACGATGTCATCAACGTCTCCGGTCATCGTCTCGGCACCATGGAAATCGAATCAGCCTTGGTCAGTCACCCTGCGGTGGCTGAGGCCGCTGTGGTCGGTCGTCCTGATGATCTCAAAGGCGAAGGCATCGTGGCGTTCGTCACTCTTGAGGCTGATCGCGAAGCCAGTGATGCTCTGATCGCTGAGTTGCGGGCCCATGTGGGCATCGAAATCGGTCCGATCGCCCGTCCGGATGAAATCCGCTGCAGTGATGCTCTTCCCAAGACGCGGAGTGGCAAGATCATGCGCCGGATTCTCAGGGCGCTTGCTGCTGGGGAGGATGTGACAGGGGACACCAGCACCCTGGAAGATCGCTCCGTACTGGATCGCTTGAGAGCCTGA
- a CDS encoding DUF1350 family protein, giving the protein MNRWQRREQCWCLWPTDSIRGLVDFIGGSYLATSPQISYRRLLEWLADEGYAVHAWSYVPGFDHQLQAREGWQQLRQCRRLLEERLNSSLMPLRLGHSLGCKLHLLAPDDGRGCSGLAALSFNNFTADRSIPLLGTLAPKLGVVTEFSPGPTETLNMIERFYRQERNLVVRFGDDALDQSDDLIQALQRRPGDQSRFVQTSGDHLTPASAGLRQGLLGDWADDPSRSRRIRRLVDLLVAWA; this is encoded by the coding sequence GTGAACCGTTGGCAGCGACGCGAACAGTGCTGGTGCCTGTGGCCAACGGACTCCATCCGCGGGCTCGTGGACTTCATCGGCGGCAGCTATCTCGCCACCAGTCCCCAGATCAGCTACCGACGCCTCTTGGAATGGTTGGCGGATGAGGGCTATGCCGTTCACGCCTGGAGTTACGTTCCGGGATTCGACCACCAGCTTCAGGCCCGCGAGGGCTGGCAGCAGCTGAGGCAGTGCCGACGCCTCCTTGAAGAGCGCCTGAACAGCTCGTTGATGCCGTTGCGGCTCGGCCATAGTCTCGGCTGCAAGCTCCATCTCCTGGCTCCGGATGATGGGCGCGGCTGCAGCGGTCTTGCAGCACTGAGCTTCAACAACTTCACGGCCGACCGCTCGATTCCCCTGCTCGGGACCCTCGCCCCGAAGCTCGGAGTGGTCACCGAGTTCAGCCCCGGGCCAACGGAAACACTCAACATGATCGAGCGTTTCTACAGGCAGGAGCGCAATCTGGTTGTGCGTTTTGGAGACGATGCCCTCGATCAAAGTGATGATCTGATTCAGGCACTCCAGCGCAGACCCGGGGACCAAAGCCGCTTTGTACAGACATCAGGCGACCACCTCACTCCAGCGAGTGCAGGACTCAGGCAGGGACTTCTCGGCGACTGGGCTGATGACCCAAGCCGCAGCCGACGAATCCGTCGGTTGGTCGACCTTCTCGTTGCGTGGGCCTGA
- a CDS encoding peroxiredoxin: protein MALKTGDAAPSFALEDQNGEMRRLDDLDGRILVLFFYPKDDTPGCTAEACTFRDNYANLTALGAEIWGVSGDDAVSHRRFAERHQLPFPLLSDKTGSLKRAFGVPKTFGLLPARVTYVIDQKGVIQLVFNNLLDGPAHVKEAESIVRTLAAG, encoded by the coding sequence ATGGCACTGAAGACCGGCGACGCGGCCCCGAGCTTTGCTCTCGAGGATCAAAACGGTGAGATGCGCCGGCTTGATGACCTCGATGGCCGGATTCTTGTGCTGTTCTTCTATCCGAAGGACGACACTCCCGGCTGCACTGCGGAGGCCTGCACATTCCGGGATAATTACGCCAATCTCACGGCACTGGGGGCTGAAATTTGGGGAGTGAGCGGGGATGACGCAGTGAGCCACAGGCGTTTCGCTGAACGCCACCAATTGCCGTTTCCGCTACTGAGCGACAAAACGGGAAGCTTGAAAAGGGCCTTCGGAGTGCCCAAAACGTTCGGACTCCTCCCCGCACGGGTGACCTACGTGATTGATCAGAAGGGCGTGATCCAATTGGTTTTCAACAACCTTCTCGATGGACCAGCCCACGTGAAGGAGGCGGAGTCGATCGTGCGCACTCTGGCCGCAGGGTGA
- a CDS encoding 3'-5' exonuclease — MTDSALESGQLDLLQGFQSPSLPSRPIEQPASAESAPETPPSCLLIVDTETTGLDADRDQCLELGAILFSVPHRQVLAQMSCLLPVDRNPAESINRIPAEVSRVDQPWADGLAWFEQLMERADYLVAHNAAFDRQWFGRGALPEAKRPWLCTLEDIRWPEARNLRARPSVIDLALAYGIPVWSAHRALTDCTYLAEVFQRCDDLELLIAHALEPRRLVRAQVSYDQRHLAREAGFRWNEPVKGAWARRLSEREERELPFTVVPVDAALPQAS; from the coding sequence ATGACTGACAGTGCCCTGGAGTCTGGTCAATTGGATCTTTTGCAGGGTTTTCAATCGCCGTCTCTTCCGTCGCGCCCGATTGAGCAGCCGGCGAGCGCAGAATCAGCTCCGGAGACGCCCCCGTCCTGTCTGCTGATTGTTGACACCGAAACGACAGGGCTGGATGCCGATCGTGATCAGTGCCTCGAACTTGGAGCGATTCTGTTTTCCGTCCCCCATCGCCAGGTGCTGGCTCAGATGTCGTGTCTTCTGCCTGTCGATCGCAATCCCGCTGAGTCGATCAATCGAATCCCAGCAGAGGTGAGCCGCGTGGATCAGCCCTGGGCTGATGGGCTGGCTTGGTTTGAGCAGCTGATGGAGCGCGCGGATTATTTGGTGGCTCACAATGCTGCCTTTGATCGGCAGTGGTTCGGTCGCGGTGCTTTGCCAGAGGCGAAGCGTCCTTGGCTTTGCACTCTTGAAGACATCCGTTGGCCTGAAGCGCGCAATCTCAGAGCCAGGCCTTCGGTGATTGACCTTGCTCTGGCCTATGGAATTCCTGTGTGGTCAGCGCATCGGGCTCTCACCGATTGCACTTATCTGGCTGAGGTGTTTCAGCGCTGCGACGACCTGGAGTTACTGATCGCCCATGCCCTGGAACCGCGTCGACTCGTGCGTGCCCAGGTGTCTTACGACCAGCGCCACCTGGCCCGGGAGGCCGGCTTCCGCTGGAACGAACCCGTCAAGGGCGCCTGGGCCAGGCGGCTCTCGGAGCGGGAGGAGCGGGAGCTTCCCTTCACTGTTGTGCCGGTTGACGCTGCGTTGCCACAAGCATCCTGA
- the pstS gene encoding phosphate ABC transporter substrate-binding protein PstS — protein MSFAKKALIFSSLLALGAGVSASAADRLNGAGASFPAKIYQRWFAELAKAGGPQVNYQAVGSGSGRKAFIDQTVNFGASDDPMKPKDMAKVKRGVVQIPMVGGTIAFGYNKPGCDFKLTQKQAVQVAIGKITNWKQLGCAPGNITWVHRSDGSGTTKAFTNSMQAFSSEWTLGTGKSVKWPGKNAVGAKGNSGVAGTIQNKVGAIGYVNQSYIKGKVVAAALQNKSGEFLKPSVKAGATALNGIKLDSNLAGKNPNPTAKGAYPIATLTWVLAYKTGNGKNTDAIKKAFNFMLSTKAQDQAPSLGFVPLKGGILNKAKAAVNKIGK, from the coding sequence ATGAGCTTCGCCAAGAAGGCTCTCATTTTTTCCTCTTTGCTGGCTCTTGGAGCCGGCGTTTCCGCTTCTGCAGCTGATCGTCTGAACGGTGCAGGTGCATCGTTCCCCGCCAAGATCTATCAGCGCTGGTTTGCTGAACTGGCCAAGGCTGGTGGCCCTCAGGTCAACTATCAGGCCGTTGGATCCGGTTCCGGCCGTAAGGCTTTCATCGACCAGACCGTGAACTTCGGTGCTTCTGATGATCCGATGAAGCCCAAGGACATGGCCAAGGTGAAGCGCGGTGTCGTGCAGATCCCCATGGTGGGCGGCACCATCGCCTTCGGTTACAACAAGCCCGGTTGCGACTTCAAGCTGACCCAAAAGCAGGCTGTTCAGGTGGCGATCGGCAAGATCACCAACTGGAAGCAGCTCGGTTGCGCCCCCGGCAACATCACTTGGGTGCACCGTTCCGACGGTTCCGGCACCACCAAGGCCTTCACCAACTCCATGCAGGCCTTCTCCTCTGAGTGGACCCTGGGTACCGGTAAGTCCGTCAAGTGGCCCGGTAAGAACGCTGTGGGTGCCAAGGGCAACTCCGGCGTCGCTGGCACCATCCAGAACAAAGTTGGCGCCATCGGTTATGTCAACCAGTCCTACATCAAGGGCAAGGTTGTGGCTGCAGCCCTGCAGAACAAGTCTGGTGAATTCCTCAAGCCTTCTGTGAAGGCTGGTGCGACTGCACTGAACGGCATCAAGCTTGATTCCAACCTGGCTGGCAAGAACCCCAACCCCACCGCAAAGGGTGCTTATCCCATCGCCACCCTCACCTGGGTGCTGGCTTACAAGACCGGCAATGGCAAGAACACCGATGCCATCAAGAAAGCCTTCAACTTCATGCTGAGCACCAAGGCTCAGGACCAGGCTCCTAGCCTCGGTTTCGTTCCCCTGAAGGGCGGCATCCTCAACAAGGCCAAGGCTGCTGTAAACAAGATCGGCAAGTGA
- a CDS encoding Crp/Fnr family transcriptional regulator — translation MVSAPQSVSSRRDGFLELLENNFQKRNLVHLSAGSVVPLLKNSLWLVVRGMVKLGAVSVHGDELLLGLAGPNEPFGEPLSTVEAYEAVTLTDCDLLCVTMAEVGESSDLAKALLDAVVLRYRQSEYLLSLLGLRRVEERVRGFLELLAQDYGQPCDEGLRLNLRLTHQEMASALSTTRVTVTRVIGLLRDEGWLKIDAQRHLVITHLPKK, via the coding sequence ATGGTCTCTGCTCCTCAGTCCGTTTCCAGCCGTCGTGACGGTTTTCTTGAGCTTCTCGAGAACAATTTTCAGAAGCGCAACCTTGTGCACCTTTCCGCGGGCAGTGTGGTGCCTTTGCTGAAGAACAGCCTCTGGCTTGTCGTGAGAGGCATGGTGAAGCTTGGTGCCGTTTCCGTGCATGGTGATGAGCTTTTACTGGGCTTGGCCGGGCCTAATGAGCCATTCGGTGAGCCTTTGAGCACCGTGGAGGCCTACGAAGCCGTCACCCTCACGGATTGCGATCTCCTGTGCGTGACGATGGCGGAAGTCGGCGAATCGTCTGATCTCGCCAAAGCCCTTCTCGATGCTGTTGTTCTGCGTTATCGCCAATCGGAATACCTGCTCTCGCTTCTAGGTTTACGCCGCGTTGAAGAACGGGTTCGCGGCTTTCTTGAATTGCTGGCCCAGGATTACGGGCAGCCCTGTGATGAAGGTTTGCGCCTGAATCTTCGTTTGACCCATCAGGAGATGGCGAGCGCTTTGAGCACAACACGCGTAACAGTGACCCGAGTGATCGGCCTTCTCAGGGATGAGGGTTGGCTCAAGATTGATGCCCAGCGCCACCTTGTGATCACCCATCTGCCCAAGAAATAA
- a CDS encoding Rieske 2Fe-2S domain-containing protein gives MGHPYQAVQWTRKKLIYDGILLALVMGYLVVFTQITYALNRAVGSVAEWEGVEIRAYGSAAFILLSIILCIGPLSRLNKRFHVLLFNRRHMGVLAFLLALFHVHGFRLPAQPFQALGLSVPKIPFQFFGALPWYNDFGDLDPLVSLFVGNRHFDSLTFFPFELLGLGALLVMFVMAATSHDFWLVNLTPPIWKGIHMAVYVAYALLVGHILLGPLQTNRDPWLTALALVSFVCVIGLHLISGWRERKADRSLDASPDALTVEGFVDVMALDDLEDECGIPVVIRGERIALFRQGDAVFALSNVCAHQNGPLADGRLSHGCVVCPWHGWEYRAETGVSPPPFAERVPVFPVRIQEGRVLVALQPVLNAVS, from the coding sequence ATGGGCCATCCCTATCAAGCTGTTCAGTGGACCCGTAAGAAGCTGATTTACGACGGCATTCTTCTGGCCCTGGTGATGGGCTACCTGGTGGTGTTCACCCAGATCACCTATGCCCTCAATCGTGCTGTTGGCTCCGTAGCTGAATGGGAAGGGGTCGAAATCAGGGCCTACGGAAGCGCCGCCTTCATTCTTCTCAGCATCATCCTCTGCATTGGTCCCCTCAGCCGTTTGAACAAGCGTTTTCACGTGTTGTTGTTTAACCGGCGGCACATGGGTGTCCTCGCTTTTCTGCTGGCACTGTTTCATGTGCATGGCTTCCGTTTGCCAGCTCAACCGTTTCAAGCCCTCGGACTGTCTGTTCCCAAAATTCCTTTCCAGTTCTTTGGTGCCCTGCCCTGGTACAACGATTTCGGCGATCTCGACCCCCTTGTTTCCCTGTTCGTGGGGAATCGCCATTTCGACAGTCTCACCTTTTTCCCGTTTGAACTCCTCGGGCTTGGGGCTCTGTTGGTGATGTTCGTGATGGCGGCCACCAGCCACGACTTCTGGCTTGTGAATCTCACCCCGCCGATCTGGAAGGGAATTCATATGGCTGTGTATGTCGCCTATGCACTGCTTGTTGGACACATCCTCTTGGGTCCCCTTCAGACCAACCGTGACCCTTGGCTGACGGCTCTGGCACTCGTGTCGTTTGTGTGCGTGATCGGGCTGCATCTCATCAGTGGCTGGCGGGAGCGCAAGGCCGATCGGTCCCTTGATGCCTCGCCGGATGCTCTCACTGTCGAGGGGTTTGTGGATGTGATGGCGCTCGATGATCTGGAGGACGAGTGCGGCATACCGGTGGTGATCCGTGGTGAGCGCATCGCCTTGTTCCGTCAGGGCGATGCGGTCTTCGCCCTCAGCAATGTCTGCGCCCATCAAAATGGCCCTCTGGCTGATGGTCGCCTCAGCCATGGCTGTGTGGTGTGTCCCTGGCATGGCTGGGAGTACCGCGCTGAAACCGGTGTTTCCCCACCCCCGTTTGCCGAGCGTGTGCCGGTGTTCCCCGTTCGCATTCAAGAGGGCCGTGTGTTGGTAGCGCTCCAGCCTGTTCTCAACGCAGTGAGTTGA
- a CDS encoding DMT family transporter yields the protein MLSPQLEVLFSRSLASLRPVIVSFLIVHAMSLSGGLDQALSPCNVLLVGNFCAAMLVLTLFKPAAILREISELPWSIKGLMLLDGALTALISALIFTGLEYTTASNAILIGRMAPVLYALIGALALGTVLARPVWIGNGFIIVGVLMIVLFSTGGNVNKGDAMMIASTFVFSIVSIIGKKLVSRKISMPVLLFARNLSGSVIFFFVAIYLFGVHHFADVFAGSLWVVMLVYAGLIIVVSQWLWYKASAELNSVSMGRWASPAPLVGLTFAYFVNNNIPDSKQLIAAVVILVGIAITTFGKPAPVAQVAEDKRETSSKADLLMQGDNVVSPSV from the coding sequence ATGCTTTCTCCCCAGCTTGAGGTTCTTTTCTCGCGATCTCTGGCGTCACTGCGCCCTGTGATTGTTTCGTTCCTGATCGTTCATGCCATGAGTCTCAGTGGCGGACTCGATCAGGCGTTGTCACCTTGCAACGTGCTGTTAGTCGGTAATTTCTGTGCCGCCATGCTCGTGCTCACGTTGTTCAAGCCGGCAGCCATCCTTAGGGAAATTTCAGAGCTTCCGTGGTCGATCAAAGGGTTGATGTTGCTGGATGGTGCTCTGACAGCGCTTATTTCAGCTTTGATTTTCACAGGTCTCGAGTACACCACTGCCAGCAATGCCATCCTTATCGGCCGTATGGCTCCGGTTCTGTACGCATTAATTGGTGCTCTTGCTCTGGGCACCGTGCTGGCAAGGCCTGTTTGGATTGGTAACGGCTTCATCATTGTCGGCGTGTTGATGATTGTGTTGTTCAGTACCGGTGGCAATGTCAATAAAGGCGACGCAATGATGATCGCTTCCACATTTGTGTTCTCGATCGTGTCGATCATTGGCAAAAAGCTGGTGTCAAGGAAGATCTCCATGCCAGTGTTGCTCTTTGCGAGGAATCTGTCCGGGAGTGTAATTTTCTTTTTTGTTGCGATCTATTTGTTTGGTGTGCATCATTTCGCCGATGTTTTCGCTGGATCTCTTTGGGTTGTAATGCTTGTTTATGCTGGCTTGATCATCGTTGTTTCCCAGTGGCTTTGGTATAAAGCGTCTGCTGAATTGAACTCCGTGAGTATGGGACGTTGGGCTTCGCCTGCTCCACTTGTTGGCCTTACATTCGCCTACTTTGTGAACAACAACATCCCTGACAGCAAGCAGTTAATCGCAGCGGTTGTCATTCTGGTGGGAATCGCTATTACCACCTTCGGGAAGCCAGCACCTGTGGCGCAAGTTGCTGAAGATAAGCGTGAAACCAGCAGCAAGGCTGATTTGTTGATGCAAGGGGACAACGTCGTTTCGCCGTCCGTATGA
- a CDS encoding GNAT family N-acetyltransferase produces MTVAIGVICDALAYRDQSGSDVIRFYQALARDQEFESFHLPLLDLRASLMRGDTNRLPALRLSDRAAATLWTAEPLRDLQLLPAERFDLLFCRTLKPFPPRHLELLQQLEPLTRFLNRPSSKIRQLASWFLADIAGSFMPASRLIRSSEALADVLEFWGDIVIKRPNSTQGRGVSRLRRSGGGVQLSQGLRQVETFPSLEPVMGLIGDVAEEWLVMPFLPGTCKGDKRVLVVDGEVVAGYRRRSRSGHWINNVSFDADCELEAVSEDERCVVAATAPAYRSMGLRVLGYDFLTGDTGEPVVSEINVGNIGGFSRVAELGGPDAMQQLLGWMRIFGQSEGDPLIESAQNHHAPAMAAIYQQSVDQGGVTMDAGLITAESFRQRLSACGERSGFWVLTLGGEVLGWTELRAYSPRWGYRFTAETSTYVHASARGRGLGSKLQSFVIGKAREMRYRHLVAKVVSRNDQSVAFHLRHGFEHVGIQKEVGFLGNSWHDVVILQCLLV; encoded by the coding sequence ATGACGGTGGCCATTGGTGTGATCTGCGATGCCCTGGCGTATCGCGATCAATCCGGATCTGACGTGATCCGCTTCTATCAGGCGTTGGCTAGAGATCAGGAGTTTGAGTCGTTTCACCTCCCTCTGCTCGACTTGCGAGCGTCGTTGATGAGGGGTGATACCAACAGGCTTCCTGCACTTCGTCTCAGCGATCGAGCTGCAGCCACCCTCTGGACGGCGGAGCCTCTCAGGGATCTGCAGCTTCTGCCTGCAGAGCGCTTTGATCTGCTGTTTTGCAGAACGCTGAAGCCGTTCCCTCCCCGTCACCTCGAATTGCTGCAGCAGCTGGAGCCACTCACGCGCTTTCTGAACCGGCCCTCCAGCAAGATCAGGCAGCTGGCTTCTTGGTTCCTGGCTGATATTGCCGGATCCTTTATGCCTGCGTCGCGGTTGATTCGCTCGTCGGAGGCCCTGGCCGACGTTCTTGAGTTCTGGGGCGACATCGTGATCAAGCGACCGAACAGCACCCAAGGCCGTGGTGTGTCCCGCTTGCGTCGATCCGGTGGGGGTGTGCAGTTGAGTCAGGGGTTACGCCAGGTCGAGACCTTTCCCTCTCTGGAGCCTGTGATGGGTTTGATCGGTGATGTTGCTGAGGAATGGTTGGTCATGCCGTTCCTTCCTGGCACTTGCAAGGGAGATAAACGCGTTCTGGTTGTGGATGGGGAGGTCGTCGCCGGCTATCGCCGGCGATCGCGGAGTGGTCATTGGATCAACAATGTCTCCTTTGATGCCGACTGTGAACTGGAAGCGGTCTCAGAGGACGAGCGTTGCGTTGTTGCAGCCACGGCCCCGGCCTATCGATCGATGGGGCTGCGGGTGCTCGGTTACGACTTTCTCACTGGTGACACGGGAGAGCCCGTGGTGAGCGAGATCAATGTGGGCAACATTGGCGGTTTTTCCAGGGTGGCTGAGCTGGGTGGTCCTGATGCCATGCAGCAATTGTTGGGATGGATGCGGATTTTCGGTCAGTCCGAAGGCGACCCGTTGATCGAGTCAGCTCAGAATCACCATGCGCCAGCGATGGCTGCGATTTACCAGCAGTCGGTTGATCAGGGCGGCGTCACCATGGACGCCGGCTTGATTACGGCAGAGTCCTTCCGGCAGCGGTTGAGCGCCTGCGGAGAGAGGTCTGGCTTCTGGGTGCTCACCCTGGGCGGGGAGGTGCTGGGGTGGACGGAGTTGCGGGCTTATTCGCCGCGTTGGGGTTATCGCTTCACGGCAGAAACATCAACCTATGTGCATGCGTCTGCACGGGGAAGGGGATTGGGTTCCAAGCTTCAGAGCTTTGTGATTGGCAAAGCGCGGGAGATGCGCTATCGGCATTTGGTGGCCAAAGTTGTGTCCAGGAATGACCAGAGTGTGGCGTTTCATCTGAGGCATGGTTTTGAGCATGTCGGCATTCAGAAAGAGGTGGGATTTCTCGGAAATTCGTGGCACGATGTTGTGATCCTTCAGTGTTTGTTGGTTTGA
- a CDS encoding cysteine dioxygenase family protein, with translation MSRRLQALIASIGEQPPSSLAQLERRVTDAGLVEQDLLPWAEFHHPLEDSYGRRLVWKSDFVELMVMSWIPGDFSAIHDHGTAHWGVVQSFGPATHSLFRLNGSQLEFERQSDYYPGQIQTVDHRLIHQMGNASSNPFVSLHVYAALQPLATITANARVFDVVEGVIQFTDGGVFFALPDSQVKRQITGLRAKSSLVSHQRRLRDARLQVMAHA, from the coding sequence ATGTCTCGGCGTCTACAAGCGCTAATTGCATCAATTGGTGAACAGCCTCCCTCGAGCCTTGCCCAACTTGAGCGCCGCGTTACTGATGCTGGATTGGTTGAGCAGGATCTTTTGCCATGGGCAGAATTCCATCACCCTTTGGAAGATAGTTATGGGCGGCGATTGGTCTGGAAATCTGATTTTGTTGAGCTCATGGTGATGAGCTGGATCCCTGGTGATTTCAGCGCAATCCATGACCATGGTACGGCTCACTGGGGAGTCGTTCAGTCTTTTGGTCCTGCAACGCATTCGTTGTTCAGGCTTAATGGATCACAGCTTGAATTTGAGCGTCAAAGTGACTACTACCCTGGTCAGATTCAAACAGTTGATCATCGCCTGATTCATCAGATGGGCAACGCCAGCAGCAATCCTTTTGTGAGTTTGCATGTTTATGCGGCTCTCCAGCCATTGGCCACCATCACCGCCAATGCCCGTGTATTCGATGTGGTGGAAGGGGTAATCCAGTTCACTGATGGAGGCGTGTTCTTTGCCTTGCCTGACAGTCAGGTGAAACGTCAGATCACGGGACTGAGGGCCAAGTCCTCGCTCGTCTCCCATCAACGTCGGTTGCGGGATGCGCGTCTGCAAGTGATGGCCCACGCCTGA
- the msrA gene encoding peptide-methionine (S)-S-oxide reductase MsrA: MLPNWLTGSIGTPEQGDGTERHVVLGSPLRAPLMDDQEEIVFGCGCFWGAEKGFWRLPGVISTSVGYAGGQTDHPSYDQVCSGRTGHTEVVRVVWSSPAIDVSDLLKLFWECHDPTQGDRQGNDRGSQYRSAIYTTNARQMQLVQASRAWYQNALSEAGHGEITTEIAADRPYYFAEAYHQQYLARPGSRPYCSAMPTGVRLGNFDGADYRLPDKVWGHYDWSISHCVLRGDNSPIALNP; encoded by the coding sequence ATGCTCCCCAACTGGTTGACAGGATCCATTGGGACACCTGAGCAGGGTGATGGCACTGAGCGCCATGTCGTGCTCGGTTCGCCACTGCGGGCGCCCCTGATGGACGATCAGGAAGAGATCGTGTTCGGCTGCGGCTGTTTCTGGGGCGCGGAGAAAGGGTTCTGGAGACTTCCAGGCGTGATTTCAACGTCTGTTGGGTACGCAGGCGGGCAAACGGATCATCCGAGTTATGACCAGGTTTGCAGCGGACGAACCGGTCATACGGAAGTGGTGCGCGTGGTGTGGAGCTCACCTGCAATCGACGTGAGTGACCTGCTCAAACTGTTCTGGGAGTGTCACGACCCCACCCAGGGAGATCGCCAGGGCAATGACCGCGGCAGTCAGTACCGATCGGCGATCTACACAACAAATGCCCGCCAGATGCAGCTGGTTCAGGCCAGCCGTGCCTGGTATCAGAACGCCCTGTCGGAGGCTGGGCATGGTGAGATCACCACGGAGATCGCCGCCGATCGCCCTTATTACTTCGCCGAGGCTTATCACCAGCAATATCTGGCGAGACCAGGGAGCAGGCCTTACTGTTCGGCCATGCCCACAGGGGTGCGTCTCGGGAACTTCGATGGTGCCGATTACCGGCTTCCGGACAAAGTTTGGGGGCACTACGACTGGTCGATCAGCCATTGCGTGCTGCGTGGCGACAACAGTCCGATCGCGCTGAACCCTTGA